One window of the Aptenodytes patagonicus chromosome 5, bAptPat1.pri.cur, whole genome shotgun sequence genome contains the following:
- the LOC143160306 gene encoding uncharacterized protein LOC143160306 produces MMSYLKVMIIWNIVCVSLVILSLSLIQEVSSEAVSCRGRCFEAFERGRECDCDADCERYGKCCPDYTKHCKEAHRETPSPKTPPANKSTSKRSSKNEEKKPEEVTQPHEVMEDTGSGLENKVTSPAPTTKHPDTTTPIKATTSTPKPSLPPTTSTTTKATTTKETTTAQKDTPVTTVAQTTKADYPTTPKAEDTTPAATEAPTTKADPPTTPKVEDMTPEATEEPITEADSSTTPTPEESTPEATEAPTTKADSPTTPKADEPTPEVTEEAMTEADSHTSPPEDEEKTAVPTEAPTTKADSPTTPKAEETTPAATEAPMTKADSPTTPKAEETTPEAPTTKADSPTTPKPEDTTPEATEAPMTRADSPTTPKAEDTTPEAPTTKADSPTTPKAEETTPEATEAPTTKADSPTTPKAEDTTPEAPTTKADSPTTPKAEDTTPEATEAPMTRADSPTTPKAEDTTPEVTEAPTTKADSPTTPKAEDTTPEATEAPTTKADSPTTPKPEDTTPEATEAPMTRADSPTTPKAEETTPEVTEAPTTKADSPTTPKAEETAPEATEAPMTKADSPTTLEAEETTPEVTEAPTTKADSPTTSKSEETTPEAPTTKADSPTTPKPEDTTPVAPMTKADSPTTPKAEETTPEVTEAPTTKADSPTTPKAEETAPEAP; encoded by the exons CAGTCTCCTGCAGAGGACGTTGCTTTGAAGCCTTTGAAAGAGGAAGAGAGTGCGACTGTGATGCAGACTGTGAAAGATACGGCAAATGTTGCCCAGACTACACGAAACACTGTAAAGAGG cacaCAGAGAAACGCCATCACCTAAGACTCCTCCAGCAAACAAGTCAACATCTAAAAGGTCATCCAAAAATGAGGAGAAGAAGCCAGAGGAAGTAACACAGCCCCATGAAGTTATGGAAG ATACTGGCAGTGGACTGGAAAACAAAGTGACCAGTCCTGCTCCAACCACAAAACACCCTGATACAACCACACCTATCAAAGCAACTACATCTACTCCAAAACCCAGTTTACCACCTACTACAAGTACTACCACAAAAGCAACAACTACCAAAGAGACCACCACGGCTCAGAAAGATACCCCTGTGACAACAGTGGCACAAACGACCAAGGCAGACTATCCTACTACCCCCAAAGCTGAAGACACAACCCCTGCAGCCACAGAAGCACCAACAACCAAGGCAGACCCTCCCACCACCCCTAAAGTAGAAGATATGACCCCTGAGGCCACAGAGGAACCAATAACCGAGGCAGATTCTTCCACCACCCCCACACCTGAAGAGTCAACCCCTGAAGCCACAGAGGCACCAACAACCAAGGCAGACTCTCCTACCACCCCCAAAGCTGATGAGCCGACCCCTGAAGTCACAGAAGAAGCAATGACTGAGGCAGACTCTCACACCAGCCCCCCAGAAGATGAAGAGAAAACTGCTGTGCCCACAGAGGCACCAACGACCAAGGCAgactctcccaccacccccaaagcAGAAGAGACAACCCCTGCAGCCACAGAGGCACCAATGACCAAGGCAGACTCTCCCACCACCCCGAAAGCTGAAGAGACAACCCCTGAGGCACCAACAACCAAGGCAGACTCTCCCACCACTCCCAAACCTGAAGACACAACCCCAGAGGCCACAGAGGCACCAATGACCAGGGCAGATTCTCCTACCACCCCCAAAGCTGAAGACACAACCCCAGAGGCACCAACGACCAAGGCAgactctcccaccacccccaaagcTGAAGAGACAACCCCTGAGGCCACAGAGGCACCAACGACCAAGGCAgactctcccaccacccccaaagcTGAAGACACAACCCCTGAGGCACCAACGACCAAGGCAgactctcccaccacccccaaagcTGAAGACACAACCCCAGAGGCCACAGAGGCACCAATGACCAGGGCAGATTCTCCTACCACCCCCAAAGCTGAAGACACAACCCCTGAAGTCACAGAGGCACCAACAACCAAGGCAgactctcccaccacccccaaagcTGAAGACACAACCCCTGAGGCCACAGAGGCACCAACGACCAAGGCAgactctcccaccacccccaaacctGAAGACACAACCCCTGAGGCCACAGAGGCACCAATGACCAGGGCAGACTCTCCCACTACCCCCAAAGCTGAAGAGACAACCCCTGAAGTCACAGAGGCACCAACGACCAAGGCAgactctcccaccacccccaaggCTGAAGAGACAGCCCCAGAGGCCACAGAGGCACCAATGACCAAGGCAGATTCTCCCACCACCCTGGAAGCTGAAGAGACAACCCCTGAAGTCACAGAGGCACCAACGACCAAGGCAGACTCTCCCACCACTTCCAAATCTGAAGAGACAACCCCTGAGGCACCAACAACCAAGGCAgactctcccaccacccccaaacctGAAGACACAACCCCTGTGGCACCAATGACCAAGGCAgactctcccaccacccccaaggCTGAAGAGACAACCCCTGAAGTCACAGAGGCACCAACGACCAAGGCAgactctcccaccacccccaaagcTGAAGAGACAGCCCCAGAGGCACCA